The following are encoded in a window of Brevibacillus ruminantium genomic DNA:
- a CDS encoding AraC family transcriptional regulator, which translates to MDIRVETLPNYRLAYVRQIGPYGPANVQAMEKLKSWAMGKGLLTESAILFGIPQDNPQATLPEKCRYDACIAITKDYQIDDLVCESELYGGDYVIFKIKHTAEDIQRAWAEMFPALHSMGYHIDNKPILEKYTGDMVNNDFCEICVPSELLST; encoded by the coding sequence ATGGATATTAGAGTCGAAACGCTTCCGAACTATCGCCTTGCGTATGTGCGACAAATTGGTCCTTATGGTCCTGCGAATGTTCAAGCAATGGAAAAACTAAAAAGTTGGGCGATGGGGAAAGGACTGCTTACTGAATCGGCTATTTTGTTCGGAATTCCACAAGATAACCCTCAAGCTACGCTTCCTGAGAAATGTAGATATGATGCATGTATTGCCATTACAAAAGATTATCAAATTGATGATTTAGTTTGTGAAAGTGAACTTTACGGTGGAGATTATGTTATTTTTAAAATCAAACATACAGCAGAAGATATTCAAAGAGCGTGGGCTGAAATGTTTCCAGCTTTGCACAGCATGGGATATCATATTGACAACAAACCGATTTTAGAAAAATACACGGGCGATATGGTTAACAATGATTTTTGTGAAATATGTGTTCCTAGTGAACTACTCTCCACTTAG
- a CDS encoding MBL fold metallo-hydrolase: MRQISDHVWIYPQGEKSERVEPVVGAIITTNQTVLIDCGNCPSHAKAIQRALKERKAPPVSTIIYTHHHWDHTFGSCVFDAEVIACQQCAHELDKMAEIPWGPMWLEHEIRENPLMEKSNQAKLLVVDDWSELRIVKPNRVFSDQMTLNVDGITLQLQWVGGPHASDSITVEVVGQGVLFVADCFYPPPFHLRKPEDMVDWNMLNRLRKESIQWYVHGHGEPLTSDEVLKLCQQAEK, encoded by the coding sequence TTGCGGCAGATTTCGGATCACGTCTGGATTTACCCGCAGGGCGAAAAATCGGAGCGTGTCGAACCCGTTGTGGGCGCAATCATTACCACTAACCAAACCGTATTGATTGACTGCGGAAACTGTCCGAGCCACGCTAAGGCGATACAGAGGGCGCTGAAGGAGAGAAAAGCTCCTCCTGTTTCAACCATTATTTATACACATCATCATTGGGACCATACATTTGGGAGCTGCGTGTTTGATGCTGAGGTAATTGCCTGCCAGCAGTGCGCACATGAACTGGACAAGATGGCTGAGATTCCGTGGGGGCCAATGTGGTTGGAGCATGAAATACGGGAGAATCCATTAATGGAGAAGAGCAACCAGGCGAAGCTGCTTGTAGTCGACGATTGGAGTGAACTGCGGATCGTGAAGCCAAATCGCGTCTTTAGCGATCAGATGACGCTAAATGTTGATGGCATTACTTTGCAGTTGCAATGGGTAGGAGGTCCCCATGCAAGCGATTCGATCACCGTGGAAGTCGTTGGGCAGGGTGTGCTCTTCGTAGCCGACTGCTTCTATCCACCACCGTTTCACCTACGGAAGCCGGAAGATATGGTGGATTGGAACATGCTGAATCGCTTGCGGAAAGAATCCATCCAGTGGTATGTTCACGGACACGGTGAACCGTTAACTTCGGATGAAGTATTGAAGCTTTGCCAACAGGCGGAAAAGTAA
- a CDS encoding MmcQ/YjbR family DNA-binding protein: MTKDEIMDHCLSYPMSYEDHPFGEGWVAMRHQGNKKIFALIFHHDNHLCVNLKCEPNRADFLRGLFEEVKPGYHMNKEHWNTLILDGNLPEQEIHDMVKHSFELTKPKSKKRQIIEG; this comes from the coding sequence ATGACGAAAGATGAAATCATGGATCACTGTCTGTCATATCCAATGTCTTATGAAGACCATCCTTTTGGAGAAGGTTGGGTTGCAATGCGGCATCAAGGGAATAAGAAAATTTTTGCACTTATCTTCCATCATGATAACCACTTATGTGTCAACCTGAAATGCGAACCCAATCGTGCTGATTTTTTGCGTGGCCTTTTTGAAGAGGTAAAGCCCGGATACCATATGAATAAGGAGCACTGGAACACTCTAATCCTAGATGGGAATCTCCCCGAGCAGGAAATTCATGATATGGTGAAGCATAGCTTTGAATTGACGAAACCAAAGAGTAAAAAAAGGCAGATTATTGAAGGATAG
- a CDS encoding SRPBCC family protein has protein sequence MAKSNPASITVETVVHSPVEIVWEYWTDPKHITQWNNASDDWHTPYAENDLKVGGKFVSRMEAKDGSVGFDFGGVYDEVSIHERISYSIADGRNVKIDFIRQDNDTRIIETFDAEETHPIEMQQAGWQAILDNFKRYVESANNK, from the coding sequence ATGGCAAAAAGCAATCCGGCATCGATAACAGTAGAAACGGTCGTTCATTCCCCCGTTGAAATCGTGTGGGAATATTGGACAGACCCGAAGCATATCACACAATGGAATAATGCTTCAGATGACTGGCACACGCCATATGCTGAGAATGACCTGAAGGTCGGCGGCAAGTTTGTTTCGAGAATGGAAGCGAAAGACGGCAGTGTTGGATTTGATTTCGGCGGGGTATACGACGAAGTGAGTATTCACGAAAGGATATCCTATTCGATTGCTGACGGCAGAAACGTGAAGATCGACTTTATTCGTCAAGATAACGATACGCGAATTATCGAAACGTTCGACGCGGAAGAGACCCACCCCATCGAGATGCAGCAAGCCGGGTGGCAGGCAATCCTGGACAATTTCAAAAGATATGTGGAGTCGGCAAATAATAAATAA
- a CDS encoding VOC family protein: MTAQLNAYIHSEDARGQAAFYAEALGGEILSIMTYGQTPGTPEEIKDKVMHLVLSVAGGNILFLSDAFEPSRGGQRFISLALSYKDEAFARQSFENLVREGTVKYPFELQPWGAYYGEVVDKFGVNWQIVKQ, translated from the coding sequence ATGACAGCACAACTTAACGCTTACATTCATTCGGAGGACGCGAGAGGGCAGGCTGCATTCTATGCGGAAGCATTGGGAGGGGAAATCCTTTCGATTATGACTTATGGGCAAACCCCCGGAACACCAGAAGAAATCAAGGATAAAGTGATGCATCTGGTACTGTCCGTAGCCGGCGGAAACATATTATTCCTTTCTGACGCTTTCGAACCATCTCGGGGAGGACAACGATTCATTTCGCTGGCACTTTCCTATAAAGATGAAGCGTTTGCTCGCCAGTCCTTCGAGAATCTTGTCCGGGAGGGTACAGTAAAGTATCCGTTTGAATTGCAGCCGTGGGGAGCCTATTACGGTGAAGTCGTGGACAAGTTCGGGGTCAATTGGCAGATTGTGAAGCAGTGA
- a CDS encoding YciI family protein: protein MRFMLIVKATKDSEAGLPPKPELFEAMMRYNQELAKAGVLIAADGLHPSSGAIRISYPEPGGKPTIIDGPFSEAKELIAGYTLIEVRSREEAIEWAMRMPDPHGFGEGQIELRQVYEGSELTDNPEMIADHSALMAELQRRTQS from the coding sequence ATGCGATTTATGTTAATAGTCAAAGCGACGAAGGATTCTGAAGCAGGCTTACCGCCCAAGCCGGAGCTTTTCGAAGCGATGATGAGGTACAATCAGGAGCTTGCCAAGGCCGGGGTATTGATTGCCGCCGACGGTTTGCATCCGAGTTCAGGCGCTATTCGCATCTCTTATCCTGAGCCGGGAGGAAAACCGACAATTATCGATGGACCGTTCAGTGAGGCGAAGGAATTAATCGCCGGCTATACGTTAATCGAGGTTCGATCGCGAGAAGAAGCAATCGAGTGGGCCATGCGCATGCCAGATCCCCACGGGTTCGGCGAGGGACAAATCGAGCTTCGTCAAGTTTATGAAGGTTCGGAGCTCACAGACAATCCAGAGATGATCGCGGACCATTCTGCACTGATGGCAGAGCTGCAGAGGCGCACCCAGTCGTGA
- a CDS encoding RNA polymerase sigma factor has translation MTDSTARRTIDTIWRMESSKIIAGLTRMVRDLDLAEDLAQDALVIALRKWPETGIPDNPGAWLMVTAKRRAIDMIRRNKIRDKKVEELGRGSDLFVEDESSDEENGEIGDDLLRLIFMTCHPILSREARIALTLRLLGGLSTDEIAHAFFVSEPTIAQRIVRAKRTLREARADFEVPTGSELKKRLETVLEVIYLLFNEGYAATSGSNWLRPLLCQEALRLGRILAEVAPAEPEVHGLVALMELQSSRFKTRVTASGEPILLKDQNRAQWDHLLIRRGLAALERAQSLGRPLGPYALQASISACHSVARSAEETDWVKIAALYEALSRVMPSSVVELNRAVAIAMAFGPEFGLQLVELLEEEAALKNYHLLPSVKGDLLEKLGRNEEARDAFRFAASLTKNEQEQQLLLRRAAECESTRKGGRA, from the coding sequence GTGACAGATTCCACTGCCCGGCGTACAATCGATACCATTTGGCGCATGGAGTCATCGAAGATCATCGCCGGATTGACAAGAATGGTTCGTGACCTCGACCTTGCAGAAGATCTCGCACAGGATGCGCTGGTCATCGCGCTCCGGAAGTGGCCGGAGACCGGCATACCCGATAACCCCGGAGCTTGGCTGATGGTTACAGCGAAAAGGCGTGCGATTGACATGATACGCCGTAACAAAATTCGTGACAAGAAAGTTGAGGAGCTTGGTCGCGGCAGCGATTTATTCGTAGAAGATGAAAGCAGTGATGAGGAGAATGGAGAGATCGGGGATGATCTCCTGCGACTCATCTTTATGACGTGCCACCCGATTCTATCGCGTGAGGCACGTATCGCTCTGACGCTTCGCCTGCTCGGGGGGCTTTCGACTGACGAAATCGCACATGCCTTCTTCGTCTCGGAACCGACGATTGCTCAAAGAATCGTCCGTGCAAAAAGGACGTTGCGCGAAGCGCGTGCAGATTTTGAAGTTCCGACGGGCAGCGAGCTGAAGAAGCGGCTGGAGACTGTGCTTGAGGTTATTTATCTTCTGTTTAATGAAGGATATGCGGCTACCTCCGGTTCCAACTGGCTGCGCCCGCTATTGTGCCAGGAGGCGCTGAGATTGGGACGCATCCTAGCCGAGGTTGCGCCTGCAGAGCCGGAGGTGCACGGATTAGTCGCTCTCATGGAGCTCCAGTCGTCCCGATTTAAAACCCGTGTCACTGCCTCTGGTGAGCCGATCCTTCTCAAGGACCAAAATCGGGCACAATGGGACCATTTGCTGATTAGGCGGGGATTGGCCGCGCTTGAACGTGCGCAGTCTCTCGGTCGTCCGCTTGGCCCGTATGCGCTGCAGGCCTCCATTTCGGCCTGTCATAGTGTGGCGCGATCCGCCGAAGAGACGGACTGGGTGAAGATTGCGGCTCTTTATGAAGCATTGTCACGGGTGATGCCTTCCTCGGTAGTCGAATTGAATCGAGCGGTAGCCATCGCGATGGCGTTCGGCCCGGAATTCGGACTTCAGCTTGTAGAGCTGCTGGAGGAAGAGGCCGCTCTGAAGAACTATCATTTGCTCCCCAGCGTCAAAGGTGATCTGCTTGAGAAGCTTGGGCGCAATGAGGAGGCTCGTGACGCATTTCGATTTGCGGCGTCGCTGACAAAAAATGAACAGGAACAGCAGTTGCTGCTTCGACGTGCGGCAGAATGCGAGTCGACGAGGAAAGGAGGCCGTGCATGA
- a CDS encoding YciI family protein: MKFVLMTKATRHLEAGIPPSQASKDALQNYLQELDEAGILIATEQFYPSSSGLRMSFPKPGDRPVLAWGPLSEVKELVSGFTLIEVNSEEEAIEWALRMPDPNGYGEGIIELRRVYEQSQTGVDSLQKGLEYELRGQIGMLGNR; encoded by the coding sequence ATGAAGTTCGTATTGATGACGAAAGCGACCAGACATTTGGAAGCTGGCATTCCACCAAGCCAGGCGAGCAAGGATGCCTTGCAGAACTATCTTCAAGAGCTGGACGAGGCCGGTATTCTTATTGCAACCGAGCAGTTTTATCCGAGCTCCAGCGGACTGCGCATGTCTTTCCCCAAGCCAGGCGACCGGCCAGTGCTTGCGTGGGGCCCGCTCAGCGAAGTGAAAGAGCTGGTATCCGGCTTTACACTCATTGAAGTAAACTCCGAAGAGGAAGCGATTGAATGGGCATTGCGCATGCCGGACCCCAATGGCTACGGGGAAGGGATTATTGAGCTGCGACGGGTTTATGAGCAGTCACAGACCGGCGTTGATTCTCTCCAAAAAGGCCTAGAGTACGAGCTGCGAGGTCAGATCGGCATGTTGGGGAACAGATAA
- a CDS encoding ArsR/SmtB family transcription factor, giving the protein MERKWKDQLYQEFARIGKCFSSPKRLELMDLLAQGPKSVDQLAKNTGMSVANVSQHLQTLHDSRLVTFTKKGNYVIYELAELSVADFMVSLHRLSEKQLGEIQRLKTEILQHYESMEPVALEELMERMEKGEVLLVDVRPREEYEIGHIPGAISVPVEELEKHLAALPADKEIVAYCRGPYCLMSAQAVEILRTKGIKASRLEEGVHEWHHYVEHSKRPMEGGFAALLARSRP; this is encoded by the coding sequence CTGGAACGAAAATGGAAAGACCAACTTTATCAGGAATTTGCTCGCATTGGCAAATGCTTTTCAAGCCCGAAGCGTTTGGAGCTCATGGATTTACTGGCACAAGGTCCGAAATCTGTAGACCAACTGGCAAAGAATACGGGAATGAGCGTTGCCAATGTATCGCAGCATCTGCAAACGTTGCATGATTCAAGGTTGGTCACATTCACGAAGAAGGGCAATTATGTGATTTATGAGCTTGCCGAATTATCCGTTGCTGACTTTATGGTTTCTTTACATCGGTTGAGTGAAAAACAGTTAGGTGAGATTCAGCGTTTAAAGACTGAAATTCTGCAACATTACGAAAGCATGGAGCCTGTTGCATTGGAAGAACTCATGGAACGAATGGAGAAAGGTGAAGTTTTGTTGGTAGACGTAAGGCCGAGGGAAGAGTACGAAATCGGGCATATTCCTGGTGCCATTTCTGTTCCCGTTGAAGAATTAGAGAAGCATCTTGCAGCTTTGCCAGCCGATAAGGAGATCGTTGCTTACTGCCGCGGTCCGTATTGTCTGATGTCTGCGCAAGCGGTGGAAATCTTGAGGACGAAAGGTATAAAAGCTTCTCGGTTAGAGGAGGGCGTGCACGAATGGCATCATTATGTTGAGCATTCGAAAAGACCAATGGAAGGCGGTTTCGCTGCACTTCTTGCCCGATCTCGACCGTGA
- a CDS encoding MFS transporter has translation MLHEPQRIKERYLQSYVDSPDQQKRLYKRTLLIVVLSQIFGGAGLAAGVTVGALLAQEMLGTESFAGVPAALFTLGSAVAALLVGRLSQRYGRRLGLASGFLAGGIGAIGVVFAAVSDSIVLLFASLLIYGAGTATNLQARYAGTDLARPTQRATAVSIAMVSTTLGAVAGPNLVDVMGRFATSLGVPALAGPFILAAVAYILAGLVFFAFLRPDPFVVAKAIAEAQEIKNNHSDKNHLVPSVNKGGIIVGATVMILTQIVMVAIMTMTPLHMKHHGHGMAEVGLVIGIHIGAMYLPSLVTGILVDKLGRTVMSIASGVTLLAAGLVAAFAPADSLTVLIIALALLGLGWNFGLISGTATIVDSTDPASRAKMQGTIDVLIALAGASGGALSGMVVAHSSYSTLSFAGGFLSLLLIPVVIWSLASRKERASEKMSA, from the coding sequence TTGTTGCATGAACCCCAAAGGATAAAAGAAAGATATTTACAAAGCTACGTTGATTCCCCAGATCAACAGAAACGCCTGTATAAACGGACTTTGCTGATCGTAGTCCTGTCGCAAATCTTCGGCGGTGCAGGACTTGCCGCTGGAGTGACTGTCGGAGCACTCCTTGCCCAGGAGATGTTGGGGACGGAAAGCTTTGCAGGTGTTCCTGCGGCATTATTCACCCTTGGCTCTGCTGTAGCCGCACTGCTGGTTGGGCGTCTTTCTCAACGATACGGACGTCGCTTGGGTCTTGCGTCAGGCTTCTTAGCAGGGGGCATAGGCGCAATTGGGGTAGTATTTGCGGCTGTAAGTGATAGCATCGTGCTTCTGTTCGCTTCGCTCCTGATTTATGGTGCAGGCACGGCTACGAACCTGCAAGCTCGTTATGCAGGTACAGATTTGGCAAGGCCGACACAGAGGGCAACAGCAGTCAGTATTGCAATGGTTTCTACTACACTCGGTGCCGTTGCGGGTCCAAACTTGGTTGACGTGATGGGGCGATTTGCAACATCACTCGGTGTCCCTGCTTTAGCGGGTCCTTTCATCCTGGCTGCTGTTGCCTACATCCTTGCGGGATTGGTATTTTTCGCTTTCCTCCGTCCAGACCCATTCGTTGTCGCAAAAGCTATTGCCGAAGCACAGGAAATTAAGAACAACCACTCAGACAAGAATCATCTTGTACCGTCAGTTAACAAAGGGGGAATCATTGTCGGGGCTACCGTAATGATCTTGACCCAAATCGTAATGGTCGCCATTATGACAATGACGCCATTACATATGAAGCATCACGGACATGGCATGGCTGAGGTGGGGCTCGTAATCGGCATTCATATTGGCGCGATGTACCTCCCATCACTGGTAACCGGCATTCTCGTTGACAAGTTGGGACGCACTGTCATGTCGATTGCATCAGGTGTGACTCTGCTTGCTGCTGGCCTTGTCGCTGCTTTTGCGCCTGCCGATTCCCTGACAGTACTAATCATTGCTCTCGCGTTGCTGGGACTTGGTTGGAACTTTGGATTAATCAGTGGAACTGCCACCATCGTGGACTCGACTGATCCAGCGTCTCGTGCAAAAATGCAAGGAACGATTGACGTCTTGATTGCTTTAGCTGGAGCATCGGGTGGAGCGCTTTCAGGCATGGTTGTAGCTCATTCCAGTTATTCAACCCTCTCTTTTGCAGGAGGCTTCCTCTCCCTTTTATTGATCCCCGTTGTGATATGGTCACTTGCCAGCCGAAAAGAGAGAGCATCAGAAAAAATGTCAGCGTAG
- a CDS encoding class I SAM-dependent methyltransferase — MPDKQNTVPDNTAVRVALWRALHVQIDSPPHVLEDEVGLRLAAPEDEWRQRPDMDPESTSGFRASIVARARFIEDLVTEQLGHGVTQYVILGAGLDTFTQRRPEIASRMRIFEVDQPGTQDWKRQRLIELGFGIPEWLRLVPVDFEAGWSWWEQLKVAGFDENRPAVVASTGVTQYLTKDAIMATLRQAATLAPGSTLAMTFLLPLKNTEPEIRPEVEAAEKGARASGTPFISFFTPPEMLELAREAGFREVRHVSSAELNQRYFTGRTDGFWLPSGEEFLIATT, encoded by the coding sequence ATGCCTGATAAGCAAAATACGGTACCAGACAACACGGCGGTGCGGGTCGCGTTGTGGCGGGCCTTGCACGTACAGATCGATTCGCCGCCGCATGTGCTTGAAGACGAGGTCGGTCTGCGATTGGCGGCCCCGGAAGACGAATGGCGCCAACGCCCCGACATGGACCCGGAGAGCACCAGCGGATTCCGGGCATCTATCGTGGCCCGCGCTCGCTTTATAGAGGATTTGGTCACTGAACAGCTCGGCCACGGCGTCACCCAGTACGTCATCCTCGGCGCCGGCCTCGACACCTTTACTCAGCGGCGACCAGAGATCGCTTCCCGGATGCGGATCTTCGAGGTTGACCAGCCAGGAACGCAGGACTGGAAAAGGCAACGCCTGATCGAGCTTGGCTTTGGCATTCCCGAGTGGCTGCGACTCGTGCCGGTTGACTTCGAGGCAGGCTGGTCCTGGTGGGAGCAGCTGAAGGTCGCCGGCTTTGACGAGAACCGACCCGCTGTGGTAGCATCCACCGGCGTCACCCAGTACCTCACCAAGGATGCGATCATGGCTACGTTGCGACAAGCAGCGACGCTCGCCCCGGGCTCCACGCTGGCCATGACGTTCTTGCTGCCGCTAAAGAACACCGAACCTGAGATACGTCCTGAGGTTGAGGCAGCGGAGAAGGGAGCGCGAGCAAGCGGCACGCCTTTCATCAGCTTCTTTACACCGCCGGAGATGCTGGAACTTGCCCGCGAGGCTGGCTTCCGAGAAGTCCGGCATGTATCCTCGGCAGAGCTTAACCAGCGCTACTTTACCGGTCGAACGGATGGTTTTTGGCTGCCAAGCGGAGAGGAGTTCCTGATCGCAACTACCTAG
- the gerPC gene encoding spore germination protein GerPC, with the protein MMLNLYRHLQQIQMRISLLTRRCNRIEAALESWQEITQLKLEMVKMKVELEKMKSHPTQIVIQKLENKVDNLDVTTLNGILNIGVAQNHSGAAEGKQLSIGGKSLEDLLSGKKEKEKESEETHHEQQGPTERTQEREHQTHNENAKEFKTESQNKENTHLEHKPKGESDGKRNARTPDKGGSGEHLR; encoded by the coding sequence ATGATGCTCAATTTATATAGACACCTCCAACAGATTCAAATGAGGATCAGCCTGTTAACTCGGCGTTGTAACCGAATCGAAGCGGCATTGGAGTCGTGGCAAGAAATCACACAGTTAAAATTGGAAATGGTAAAGATGAAGGTAGAGCTGGAGAAGATGAAGTCACACCCTACCCAAATCGTTATTCAAAAGCTTGAAAATAAAGTAGATAATCTCGACGTAACGACCTTAAATGGCATTCTGAATATTGGTGTTGCCCAAAATCATTCGGGTGCGGCGGAAGGGAAACAGCTTTCAATCGGGGGCAAATCCCTTGAGGATTTACTTTCTGGAAAGAAAGAAAAAGAAAAAGAATCCGAAGAAACACACCATGAACAGCAAGGTCCAACTGAACGTACGCAAGAGAGGGAACATCAAACCCACAATGAAAACGCCAAAGAGTTCAAGACCGAATCCCAAAACAAAGAAAATACGCACTTGGAACATAAGCCAAAAGGAGAAAGCGATGGAAAAAGAAATGCAAGAACCCCTGATAAGGGTGGAAGTGGGGAACATCTCCGTTAA
- a CDS encoding Hsp20/alpha crystallin family protein has protein sequence MRQVEEAIQKFQRVAAQLHQLQIDDEPNPWEILRQMRRICDEELVNHLSRFIKISNEMNMFGSFENIEKITPKIIIDETPTKIIVYCKIAGLDYQNVKTSVIDKNQLNIQGRVYESSLADHPTAKEPPLGNFVRQIELPHSVSSDIMKTIYHEDVLEIHLSKETEKGRKLQSGINTG, from the coding sequence ATGAGACAGGTAGAGGAAGCCATACAAAAATTCCAGCGGGTGGCAGCGCAGCTTCATCAATTGCAGATCGATGATGAGCCAAATCCATGGGAAATTCTGAGGCAGATGCGCAGAATCTGTGATGAAGAACTCGTGAACCATCTTTCCAGGTTCATCAAGATATCCAATGAGATGAACATGTTTGGTTCGTTTGAAAATATAGAAAAGATTACCCCTAAAATTATCATCGACGAAACGCCAACGAAAATCATCGTCTATTGTAAAATCGCCGGCCTTGATTATCAAAACGTAAAGACTTCCGTTATCGATAAAAATCAATTGAACATACAGGGAAGGGTCTATGAATCGTCTCTTGCCGATCATCCCACAGCAAAAGAACCACCACTCGGGAATTTTGTCAGACAAATTGAACTTCCTCATTCAGTTTCAAGCGATATCATGAAAACCATCTATCATGAGGATGTGCTGGAAATCCATTTGTCTAAAGAAACAGAAAAGGGGAGAAAGCTCCAATCGGGGATCAATACGGGGTAA
- a CDS encoding malate:quinone oxidoreductase: MSNRQTKTDVILIGAGIMSATLGTLLKELVPDWEITVFEKLASAGEESSNEWNNAGTGHAALCELNYTSEKSDGSIDISKAIKINEQFQVSMQFWSYLVNSELIRNPQDFIMPLPHMSLVQGEKNVAFLKKRFEAMSNNPLFQGMEFSDDPEKLMEWIPLIMKDRVLNEPIAATRIESGTDVNFGALTRMLFDHLKSKNVEIHYEHNVDDIKRTSDGSWELKVKNLSSGSVERHTAKFVFIGGGGGSLHLLQKSGVPEGKHIGGFPVSGIFMVCNNPDVVAQHHAKVYGKAKVGAPPMSVPHLDTRFIDNKKSLLFGPFAGFSPKFLKTGSMFDLITSVKPDNVLTMLAAGAKEMSLTKYLIQQVLLSKEQRMEELREFIPNAKSEDWDLVVAGQRVQVIKDTEAGGKGTLQFGTEVITAADGSIAALLGASPGASTAVHVMLEVITKCFPQHIKTWEPKIKEMIPSYGVSLLEHPELIDEIHTSTSRALRLSNELALVR; encoded by the coding sequence ATGAGCAACAGACAAACCAAAACAGACGTTATCTTAATTGGTGCCGGAATTATGAGTGCGACTTTGGGAACGCTGCTGAAAGAATTAGTACCGGACTGGGAAATTACAGTGTTTGAGAAACTCGCAAGCGCAGGAGAGGAAAGTTCTAACGAATGGAATAATGCGGGGACAGGGCATGCCGCACTTTGCGAGCTGAACTACACAAGCGAGAAATCGGATGGGTCTATAGATATTAGCAAAGCGATAAAAATTAATGAACAGTTTCAGGTTTCCATGCAGTTTTGGTCTTATCTTGTGAACAGCGAGCTGATCCGCAATCCACAGGACTTTATCATGCCATTGCCTCATATGAGTTTAGTACAAGGCGAAAAAAATGTAGCGTTTCTAAAGAAACGCTTTGAAGCGATGTCAAACAATCCGCTGTTTCAAGGGATGGAATTCTCCGATGACCCGGAAAAACTGATGGAATGGATCCCGCTTATCATGAAAGACCGGGTATTGAATGAACCGATTGCGGCAACAAGGATCGAATCTGGAACGGATGTCAACTTTGGCGCTTTGACGCGCATGTTGTTTGACCATTTAAAGAGTAAGAATGTCGAAATCCATTACGAACATAACGTTGATGATATTAAACGTACGAGCGACGGCTCGTGGGAATTGAAAGTGAAGAATCTGAGCAGCGGTAGCGTCGAACGCCATACGGCAAAATTCGTCTTTATCGGAGGCGGAGGCGGAAGTCTGCATTTACTGCAAAAATCTGGTGTTCCTGAAGGGAAACACATCGGAGGATTCCCGGTAAGCGGAATATTTATGGTGTGTAACAATCCGGATGTTGTGGCGCAGCATCATGCAAAAGTTTACGGTAAAGCCAAGGTTGGCGCTCCGCCAATGTCTGTACCGCATCTTGACACAAGATTTATCGACAATAAAAAATCGTTGCTGTTTGGACCATTTGCCGGCTTCTCACCAAAGTTCTTAAAAACGGGGTCCATGTTCGATTTAATCACTTCCGTCAAACCGGATAATGTCCTAACGATGTTGGCGGCAGGCGCAAAAGAGATGTCTTTGACAAAATACCTGATCCAGCAAGTGCTGTTATCGAAAGAACAGCGCATGGAAGAGTTGCGTGAGTTTATCCCGAACGCGAAAAGCGAGGATTGGGACTTAGTCGTAGCAGGCCAACGTGTACAAGTTATCAAAGATACAGAAGCAGGCGGCAAAGGAACGCTTCAATTTGGTACGGAAGTGATTACTGCTGCGGATGGCTCGATTGCAGCACTGCTAGGTGCTTCTCCGGGTGCTTCTACTGCCGTTCACGTCATGCTCGAGGTCATCACCAAATGCTTCCCGCAACATATAAAAACGTGGGAACCGAAAATAAAAGAAATGATTCCTTCCTATGGTGTGTCACTATTGGAACACCCAGAGCTTATCGACGAAATTCATACTTCAACATCGCGGGCGCTTCGTCTAAGCAATGAGCTAGCCCTCGTTAGATAG
- a CDS encoding DinB family protein produces the protein MYTKTSDFLAEWKQETAVTQRLLDSLTDESLKQEVAPGYRTLGQLAWHLVWSLSYLKDLGLHVSKPEGKKRHPNRPLSSQASTAVSLMNSSTR, from the coding sequence GTGTATACAAAAACGAGTGATTTTCTTGCAGAATGGAAACAGGAAACAGCGGTTACCCAACGGCTGCTGGATTCGTTGACGGACGAGTCTTTAAAACAGGAGGTGGCCCCAGGCTACCGGACGCTTGGGCAACTCGCCTGGCATCTCGTGTGGTCGCTGTCCTATCTCAAAGACCTCGGCCTGCACGTGAGCAAACCAGAAGGGAAGAAGCGGCACCCGAATCGACCGCTTTCATCGCAAGCGAGTACCGCCGTCTCTCTGATGAACTCCAGCACGCGGTGA